In Pseudomonas glycinae, the DNA window ATCGTCGACCACGTTGGCCAGGAAGTACGTCGGCAGGCCGTCGGTCTTCATCAGCACTTGCATGTCCATGCGATCCCACGGGATCTCGACGTCGCCACGCAGCATGTCCGGCACCACGCAGACGCCTTCGCTAGGCACCTTCATGCGGATCACGTGGGGTTCACCCGCAGCCAGGCGCCGGGCGACTTCTTCCTTGGACAGCAACAGTGCACGGCCGTCGTAACGCGGGGTTTCGCCGCGCGCCATTTGCTCGGCGCGCATCTGGTCCAGCTCTTCAGCGGTGCAGAAGCACGGGAAAGCATGGCCCATGTCGACCAGTTGCTGGCAATACTTCTGATAGATATCGCCGCGCTCACTTTGACGGTAAGGACCGTGCGGACCGCCAACGTCCGGGCCTTCGCTCCAGTCGATACCCAGCCAGCGCAGGGCATCGAAAATCTGCTGTTCGGACTCGCGGGTCGAACGCAACTGATCGGTGTCTTCGATTCGCAGGATGAACTCACCGCCGTGCTGCTTGGCAAAGCAGTAGTTGAACAGTGCGATGTAAGCGGTACCTACGTGGGGATCCCCGGTAGGCGATGGCGCGATGCGAGTGCGGACGGTGGTCATGGCATGTCTCGAAAAGAATGAAAAGCAAAGAACGATCAAGCGGCGAATGGTAACAGGCGACACCCGCCCCGCTCCAGCGGGCAGGGCATTTAAGCCAAGGTTGCGCCTGGAACGCCCGTTGGCCGTGGTGAATGGCCGAATATCAACAGACGGCATTTACCGTTCATCGGCTGTATGCCAGATTCGCCTGCTGATAACTTTCCTTACAATTCCTCGACTACAGTTTGCCCATGCCTGCCCAACTCAAGCGTCGCCTGTTGATTTTCCTGCTGCTGGTCCTGCTGATTGCCGGGGGCTTTTTCGCCCATTGGTTTTTCAAGGGACGCTTTTATGAAAGCACCGACAACGCCTATGTCCAGGGTGAAATCACCCGCGTGTCGAGTCAGTTGAGCGCACGCATCGACGAAGTCCTGGTGCAGGACAACCAGCATGTGGAAAAGGGCCAGTTGCTGATCCGTCTCGAACCGAATGATTTCCGTCTGGCCGTCGATCGCGCCAACGCCGCTCTCGCCACCCGCGAAGCCGAGCGCCTGCAAGCCCAAAGCAAACTGACCCAGCAAGCAAGCCTGATCGCCGCCAGCGATGCGCAAGTGGCAACCACGCAAGCCACCCTCGGGCGCTCGCAGATGGACTTGTCGCGGGCAGAAACCCTGCGCAAACCCGGCTACGTCTCCGAGGAGCGGGTCACCACCCTCTCCGCCGACGCCCATATCGCCCGCTCGCAGGTGGCCAAGGCCCAGGCCGATGCCCAGAGCCAGCGCCAGCAAGTCAACGCACTGACGGCCGAAATCAAACGCCTCGACGCGCAGATCGCCAACGCCCGCGCCGACCTCGCCCAGGCCGAACTGAACCTGACCCGCAGCGAAATCCACGCGCCGATCAGCGGCCTGATCGGCCAGCGTGCCGCGCGTAATGGTCAAGTGGTGCAGGCCGGTGCGTACCTGCTGTCGATCGTTCCGGACGAAGACATCTGGGTGCAGGCCAACTTCAAGGAAACCCAGATCGGCCACATGCAGCCAGGCCAGAAGGCCGAGCTGATTTTCGACGCCTATGGTGATACGCCGATAGAAGCCCGGGTCGACAGTCTGTTCGCCGCCTCTGGCGCGCAGTTCAGCCTGTTGCCGCCGGACAACGCCACCGGCAACTTCACCAAGGTGGTACAGCGGATTCCGGTCAAACTGACCTTCAAGGCCGATAACCCGTTGCGCGGCAAGATCCGTCCGGGCATGTCGGTCACCGCCACCGTGAATATCAAAGACGCCCCGGACAATGGCCGGTGATCAACTGATCCGCCCGGTCGGCGAACCGACCCGGCGGGACTGGATTGCGGTGATGAGCGTGATGCTCGGCGCCTTCATGGCGGTGCTCGACATCCAGATCACCAACTCCTCGCTCAAGGATATTCAGGGCGCCCTGTCGGCGACGCTGGAAGAAGGCTCGTGGATTTCGACGTCTTATCTGGTGGCGGAAATCATCATGATTCCGCTGACCGCCTGGCTGGTGCAGTTGCTGTCGGCACGGCGGCTGGCGGTGTGGGTGTCGCTGGGATTTCTGATTTCTTCGCTGTTGTGCTCGATGGCCTGGAGTCTGGAGAGCATGATCGTGTTTCGCGCCATGCAGGGCTTCACCGGTGGCGCGCTGATCCCGCTGGCGTTCACCCTGACCCTGATCAAACTCCCCGAACACCACCGCGCCAAAGGCATGGCGATGTTTGCCATGACCGCCACCTTCGCCCCATCCATCGGCCCGACCCTCGGCGGCTGGCTCACGGAAAATTGGGGCTGGGAGTACATCTTCTATATCAACATCCCGCCGGGGCTGATCATGATCGCCGGGCTGATGTACGGTCTGGAGAAGAAAGAAGCGCACTGGGAGCTGCTGAAAAGCACCGATTACACCGGTATTCTCACCCTGGGTGTCGGCCTCGGTTGCCTGCAGGTTTTCCTTGAGGAAGGCCACCGCAAGGACTGGCTGGAATCGAGCCTGATCGTAACGCTGGGCAGCATTGCCCTGCTGAGCCTGATCACCTTTGTGATCGTGCAGATTTCCAAACCCAACCCGCTGATCAACCTCGGCATCCTGCGCAATCGCAACTTCGGGCTGTCGAGTATTTCCAGCCTCGGCATGGGCGTCGGGCTGTACGGTTCGATCTATCTGCTGCCGCTGTACCTGGCGCAAATCCAGAACTACAACGCCCTGCAGATCGGCGAAGTGATCATGTGGATGGGCGTGCCGCAGCTGTTTCTGATTCCGCTGGTGCCGAAACTGATGAAATTCGTCTCGCCGAAATGGCTGTGCACAATCGGTTTCGGGCTGTTCGGGCTGGCGAGTTTTTCATCCGGGGTGCTCAATCCGGATTTCGCCGGGCCGCAGTTCAACCAGATCCAGATTATCCGCGCCCTCGGCCAGCCGCTGATCATGGTGACCATTTCGCTGATCGCCACGGCGTACATCCTGCCGCAGGACGCGGGTTCGGCGTCGAGCCTGTTCAACATTTTGCGCAACCTCGGCGGCGCCATCGGCATTGCCCTGCTCGCTACTTTGCTGGATGCGCGCACCAAGACCTATTTCGATTATTTGCGTGAAGCCGTGGTGCCGACCAATCCGCAGGTGGCCGAACGCCTGGCGTCGCTGACCGATCGGTTCGGCAGTGACACGGCGGCGTTGGGCAAGTTGAGCGAGATCGTGCATCAGCAGGCGCTGATCATGGCCTACAACGATGCGTTTCATTTTGTCGGGATTGCGCTGGGGATCAGCATGTTGGCGATTTTGCTGACCAAGAAATTGCCCGCCGGACTGAAGGCCGGCGAGGCGCATTAACCTTGAGCGGACGTAGAGCGTCCAGGGCTGCATTCCCACGCGGAGCGTGGGAACGATCCGTTAAACGGTCAACAGCCGCTCACGCAGCTTGGCAATTTCGTCGCGCATCTGCGCTGCCGCTTCGAATTCCAGGTCGCGGGCCAGCTGGTACATCTTCTCTTCCAGTTGGCGGATGCGCTTGGTGATCTCGCTCGGCGAGCGCAGTTCGGCTTCGTATTTGGCGTTCTCTTCGGCGGCCTTGGCCATGCCTTTGCGCTTCTTGCTGCGCGAACCGGGCACGGTGGCGCCTTCCATGATGTCGGCGACGTCCTTGAACACGCCCTTCGGCGTGATGCCGTTGGCCAGGTTGAAGGCGATCTGCTTTTCGCGACGGCGCTCGGTTTCGCCGATGGCCCGCTCCATCGAACCGGTGATGCGATCGGCGTAGAGAATCGCCCGGCCATTGAGGTTACGCGCCGCCCGGCCGATGGTCTGGATCAGCGAACGCTCGGAACGCAGGAAGCCTTCCTTGTCCGCGTCGAGAATCGCCACCAGCGACACTTCCGGCATGTCCAGACCTTCACGCAGAAGGTTGATCCCCACCAGCACATCAAAGGTGCCGAGGCGCAGGTCGCGGATGATTTCGACCCGCTCGACGGTGTCGATGTCCGAGTGCAGATAACGCACGCGCACGCCGTGATCGGCCAGATAATCGGTCAGATCTTCAGCCATACGCTTGGTCAGCGTGGTGACCAGCACTCGCTCCTCCAGCGCCACACGCTTGGTGATTTCCGACAATAGATCGTCGACCTGAGTCAGCGCCGGGCGCACTTCAACCTGCGGGTCGACCAGACCGGTCGGGCGCACCACTTGCTCGATCACCCGACCTGCGTGTTCGGCTTCGTAGTTGCCGGGCGTGGCCGAGACGAAAATCGTCTGTGGGCTCACCCCTTCCCACTCGTCGAA includes these proteins:
- a CDS encoding HlyD family secretion protein — encoded protein: MPAQLKRRLLIFLLLVLLIAGGFFAHWFFKGRFYESTDNAYVQGEITRVSSQLSARIDEVLVQDNQHVEKGQLLIRLEPNDFRLAVDRANAALATREAERLQAQSKLTQQASLIAASDAQVATTQATLGRSQMDLSRAETLRKPGYVSEERVTTLSADAHIARSQVAKAQADAQSQRQQVNALTAEIKRLDAQIANARADLAQAELNLTRSEIHAPISGLIGQRAARNGQVVQAGAYLLSIVPDEDIWVQANFKETQIGHMQPGQKAELIFDAYGDTPIEARVDSLFAASGAQFSLLPPDNATGNFTKVVQRIPVKLTFKADNPLRGKIRPGMSVTATVNIKDAPDNGR